A genomic stretch from Bordetella sp. N includes:
- a CDS encoding PQQ-dependent sugar dehydrogenase: protein MNIPLLRQPRHALRPARLAALALGALALGAFPGAGTPWGGTPLLAAEAAPASRAAPPPNDGNRPYDQGLPFAVQPVATFNVPWAMTFLPDGRMLVTEKPGHLYVVTTQGKKQEIKGVPAVTYSGQNGLLDVALSPKWKEDGIIYLTYVEAGDGANLALARARLDLDGSTLRDLRVIWRATPNGDKRGGGSGGQPGGIIAFSPDGRYLFLTSGDRMRPRTAQDPTLPLGKVLRMFPDGRVPPDNPWAKDGGDRALMWTTGHRNPYGLAFASDGRLWLHEMGPKGGDELNLEEPGKNYGWPVVSYGDNYSGTPIPRPSTHPEFQEPALYWNPVIAPAGMIFYKGDMFPQWRGSAFIGALLPQALVRVSFDGKNGPREVNRWNMGARIRDVTEGPDGALWLLEDSSEGRLLRLTPGH from the coding sequence ATGAACATCCCCCTCTTGCGCCAGCCCCGTCATGCCCTCCGGCCCGCCCGCCTGGCCGCCCTCGCGCTGGGGGCCCTTGCACTCGGCGCGTTCCCGGGCGCCGGCACACCGTGGGGGGGAACGCCACTGCTGGCGGCGGAAGCGGCGCCTGCCAGCCGGGCCGCGCCGCCGCCCAATGACGGCAATCGCCCCTATGACCAGGGCTTGCCCTTCGCGGTGCAGCCGGTCGCCACGTTCAATGTGCCATGGGCGATGACCTTTCTGCCCGATGGGCGGATGCTCGTCACGGAAAAGCCGGGCCATCTCTATGTGGTGACGACGCAGGGCAAGAAGCAGGAGATCAAAGGCGTGCCGGCCGTGACTTACAGCGGGCAGAATGGCCTGCTGGACGTGGCCTTGAGCCCCAAGTGGAAAGAAGACGGGATCATCTACCTGACCTACGTCGAGGCCGGCGACGGCGCCAATCTTGCGCTGGCACGCGCGCGGCTGGACCTGGATGGCTCCACCTTGCGTGACTTGCGCGTGATCTGGCGCGCCACGCCGAATGGCGACAAGCGCGGCGGCGGGTCCGGCGGCCAACCGGGCGGCATCATCGCTTTCTCGCCGGATGGGCGCTATCTGTTCCTGACCTCCGGCGACCGGATGCGGCCCCGCACCGCGCAGGACCCCACCCTGCCCTTGGGCAAGGTCTTGCGCATGTTCCCGGACGGCCGCGTGCCGCCGGACAATCCCTGGGCCAAGGACGGCGGCGACCGCGCCCTGATGTGGACCACGGGCCATCGCAATCCCTATGGCCTGGCGTTCGCGTCCGACGGCCGCCTGTGGCTGCACGAAATGGGTCCGAAAGGCGGCGACGAGCTGAACCTGGAGGAGCCCGGCAAGAACTACGGGTGGCCGGTGGTGTCCTATGGCGACAACTACAGCGGCACGCCCATCCCGCGCCCTTCCACCCATCCTGAATTTCAGGAGCCCGCGTTGTATTGGAACCCGGTCATCGCGCCGGCGGGGATGATCTTCTACAAGGGCGACATGTTCCCGCAGTGGCGCGGCTCGGCCTTCATCGGCGCGCTGCTGCCGCAGGCGCTGGTGCGGGTGTCCTTCGACGGCAAGAACGGCCCGCGCGAGGTGAATCGCTGGAACATGGGGGCCCGCATCCGCGACGTCACAGAAGGGCCGGATGGGGCGCTGTGGCTGCTGGAAGACAGCAGCGAGGGACGCTTGCTGCGCCTGACCCCAGGGCACTGA
- a CDS encoding FAD-containing oxidoreductase, producing MDPVTGGASAGKTPQHYEAIIIGAGQAGPALAGRLSDAGMRVALVERKHFGGTCVNTGCMPTKTLVASAYAAHLARRAADYGVALQGPVRVDIARVKARADTVALNARHGVESWLRGMANCTVYQGHARFTGPHDIMVDGQALSADRIFINSGGRAVIPDLPGIAGVPVLTNVGMRDLDVLPRHLVIIGGSYIGLEFAQMYRRFGSEVTLVEKGPRLIAREDEDISDAIRGILEAEGVQLRLNADDIRFAPGDAGQIDVRTHAGQAAVQASHVLVATGRRPNTDDLGLDAAGVAIDARGYIVVDDGLATNVPGIWALGDCNGRGAFTHTAYNDFEIVAANLIDGGARRVSDRIPVYALYIDPPLGRVGLTEAAVRRSGKPALVGTRPMTRVGRAVEKGETQGFMKVLVDAQTRQLLGAAILGTGGDEAVHGLIDTMSAGAPYTTLRDTVHIHPTVSELIPTVLGDLKPLV from the coding sequence ATGGACCCAGTGACAGGCGGCGCATCCGCCGGCAAGACCCCGCAACACTACGAAGCCATCATCATCGGCGCCGGCCAGGCCGGCCCCGCGCTGGCCGGCCGGCTCAGCGACGCCGGCATGCGCGTGGCGCTGGTGGAACGCAAGCATTTCGGCGGCACGTGCGTGAACACCGGCTGCATGCCGACCAAGACGCTGGTGGCCAGTGCCTATGCCGCCCACCTGGCGCGCCGCGCGGCCGACTACGGGGTGGCGTTGCAAGGACCGGTTCGTGTGGACATCGCGCGCGTCAAGGCACGCGCCGATACGGTGGCCCTCAACGCGCGCCACGGGGTCGAAAGCTGGCTGCGCGGGATGGCCAACTGCACCGTGTACCAGGGCCACGCGCGCTTCACGGGTCCGCATGACATCATGGTCGACGGACAGGCGCTGAGCGCGGACCGGATCTTCATCAACAGTGGCGGCCGTGCCGTCATTCCCGATCTGCCCGGCATCGCCGGCGTGCCCGTGCTGACCAATGTCGGCATGCGCGATCTTGACGTGCTGCCCCGCCACCTGGTGATCATCGGCGGCAGCTATATCGGCCTGGAATTCGCGCAGATGTACCGACGCTTCGGCAGCGAGGTGACGCTGGTGGAAAAGGGTCCGCGCCTGATCGCGCGCGAAGACGAGGACATCTCCGACGCGATCCGCGGCATCCTGGAAGCGGAAGGTGTGCAACTGCGCCTGAATGCCGATGACATCCGCTTCGCGCCCGGTGACGCCGGGCAGATCGACGTGCGGACCCATGCCGGCCAGGCCGCCGTGCAGGCATCCCATGTCCTGGTCGCCACCGGACGCCGGCCCAATACCGATGACCTGGGCCTGGACGCGGCCGGCGTCGCCATCGACGCGCGCGGCTACATCGTGGTGGACGACGGCCTGGCCACCAACGTGCCAGGCATCTGGGCCCTGGGCGACTGCAACGGCCGGGGCGCCTTCACCCATACGGCTTACAACGACTTCGAGATCGTCGCGGCCAATCTGATCGACGGCGGCGCGCGCCGCGTGAGCGATCGCATTCCCGTCTATGCGCTGTATATCGATCCGCCGTTGGGCCGGGTCGGTCTGACGGAAGCCGCCGTGCGCCGCAGCGGCAAGCCGGCGCTGGTCGGCACGCGGCCCATGACGCGGGTCGGCCGCGCGGTGGAGAAAGGCGAAACGCAGGGCTTCATGAAGGTGCTCGTGGACGCGCAGACCCGGCAGCTGCTTGGCGCGGCCATCCTTGGGACGGGGGGCGACGAAGCGGTGCATGGGCTGATCGATACGATGTCCGCCGGCGCGCCGTACACCACGTTGCGTGATACGGTACATATCCATCCCACGGTTTCGGAATTGATACCGACGGTGCTGGGAGACCTCAAGCCTTTGGTTTGA
- a CDS encoding acyl-CoA thioesterase domain-containing protein, translated as MTSTAVAAPSPAEHPILRRVLHAIHLGHEQGFHFPGNFLAVSFDHVAAAGSVTTLKGAPLRADGSADPVGLNVLADLALAASIRAALQRDTRLATVNLQLQLTGAACAGPLRAVSHFHGFLRDTTGQQAIASVSIRSGEREIALGSGTFMVLDLPSGTRAPVLRAIDLPADADWAGVALPAPAGLGDSDAAIYAQALKALRAGGADNFSEAFWGFRTRTSTQGASGTLRNGAHLGNRVGHVQGGVLLAFAQATAHAALPGNWPVSSVTAGFVSPGEGEQLRARSRVAHRGRLTAVVRTEINTVVAGRPGRRVLEVLTTHSLRKEAAAET; from the coding sequence ATGACCTCCACCGCTGTCGCCGCCCCATCCCCCGCCGAGCATCCCATCCTGCGCCGGGTGCTGCATGCCATTCATCTTGGGCATGAGCAGGGCTTCCATTTCCCCGGCAATTTCCTTGCCGTCTCTTTCGACCATGTGGCCGCGGCGGGCAGCGTCACCACCTTGAAGGGGGCGCCGCTGCGTGCCGACGGCAGCGCCGATCCGGTGGGGCTCAACGTGCTGGCCGACCTGGCGCTGGCCGCCAGCATACGCGCGGCCTTGCAGCGGGATACCCGCCTGGCCACGGTCAACCTGCAATTGCAGCTCACCGGCGCGGCCTGCGCGGGCCCCTTGCGCGCGGTCAGCCACTTCCATGGCTTTCTGCGCGACACGACCGGGCAGCAGGCCATCGCCAGCGTCAGCATCCGCAGCGGCGAACGCGAGATCGCCCTGGGCAGCGGGACGTTCATGGTGCTGGACTTGCCGTCCGGCACGCGCGCCCCGGTGCTGCGCGCGATCGATCTGCCCGCCGACGCGGACTGGGCCGGCGTGGCCTTGCCGGCGCCGGCCGGCCTGGGCGACAGCGACGCGGCCATCTATGCGCAGGCGCTGAAGGCCCTGCGCGCGGGCGGCGCCGACAATTTTTCCGAAGCGTTCTGGGGCTTCCGCACGCGGACTTCCACGCAGGGCGCCAGCGGGACGCTGCGCAATGGCGCACATCTGGGCAATCGTGTCGGCCATGTGCAAGGCGGCGTCCTGCTGGCCTTCGCCCAGGCCACCGCGCACGCCGCCCTGCCCGGCAACTGGCCGGTCAGCAGCGTGACTGCGGGCTTCGTCAGCCCGGGAGAAGGCGAACAGTTGCGAGCCCGTTCCCGGGTCGCGCATCGTGGCCGCCTCACGGCGGTGGTGCGCACGGAAATCAATACCGTGGTCGCGGGCCGGCCTGGCCGGCGCGTCCTGGAAGTGTTGACCACGCATTCGCTGCGCAAGGAGGCGGCGGCGGAAACATAA
- a CDS encoding mechanosensitive ion channel family protein, whose product MTVPAIVTTLFRPDVRHRMARTIGQMILSCAVLGGVPTLAAEPDGSSAATAEQTAAPVYVAAATHPATAATTAPGGNPAQAGGAIAPADAQRAARLLQDDATREQTIRALKAIADTAPAAATGSPAAGTPAAGTPAAGTPAAASTGGAAAPAGATPSAAPAAPAAPAEEPSPTAIVPLEANGLMARMLRSISNWVDGVDTQVAQIREGMKAVPDMVARANRNLATEAGQRLLRQVVVTLLAVFVIGLLLEWVLQRALRKPRKALAQHADDEDAEERRERHEEEMLRAQAERVRQETDNAQAREQQQADDASLRAVPAGVALVQTTRDGIARVEAVPVPLEDGAAPPAAGDAAQSAAQVQDPNAGAGSGPAANAAGTNAASAGPSGTGTAGAPATTTAAAGTVPAAAANTSGSMPASTSFPTHGPAGAGANKAADATTMPTTGSDTVATGGAAGVVARDATLAREAAAEHATRNAGRHWRTIRHLPYAIASLVLDLLPLALFFVAAGLTLRWLDGDDTRVHEAVSGFVHAYVTTRISMAVLRLLVSPVGHGLRVLHVSDVVSQRLQSGLRRIFILALFGLALADAAQVLGVGAQARLILLKGISLLVHIFVITLILQMRRPVARILAGKSGQTGTLAVLRQWLAHTWAVIAIVLVAGLWIVWALGVEDGFPKLMHFVVVTGGIFIVARIAAMLLLGALGRLFQPRAAEGEKPDENLRTATQDRLAGRYFPIVRRLVTTLIFIATVFALLQAWGADVTDWFARGTLGRSIASACMTIGVSVVLATLIWEAVHYAIERRLKRWKDQGDLLRAARLRTLVPMLRTLLLIAVLLVVGFTALNQIGINTTPLLAGASIIGVAVGFGSQKLVQDFITGIFLLMENAMQVGDWVTVAGVSGSVEYLSIRTVRLRGGDGSLYIVPFSSVSTVNNTNRGLGNAAVRVSVAYDTDVEQVIAELKKLGAAMREDPTYRGVILNDIEVWGVDAVDGSMVTVAGQIRCKDSGRWGVQREMNRRILDRFRELGIAIANPRASLLLTADEAPAEMPDPAGPPPRAQSGKPPEARGT is encoded by the coding sequence ATGACTGTACCCGCCATCGTCACAACGCTCTTCCGCCCTGACGTGCGCCACCGCATGGCGCGCACGATAGGACAGATGATCCTGTCGTGCGCCGTTTTGGGCGGCGTGCCGACGCTGGCGGCGGAGCCGGACGGAAGCAGTGCCGCGACCGCCGAGCAAACGGCTGCACCCGTATATGTCGCCGCGGCCACGCACCCGGCCACGGCCGCGACCACGGCGCCGGGCGGCAATCCCGCGCAGGCAGGCGGCGCGATAGCGCCCGCGGATGCGCAGCGGGCGGCGCGCCTGTTGCAGGACGACGCGACGCGGGAGCAGACAATACGGGCGCTGAAGGCCATTGCGGACACGGCGCCCGCTGCGGCGACGGGATCACCCGCAGCCGGGACGCCCGCAGCCGGGACGCCCGCAGCCGGGACGCCCGCGGCGGCAAGCACGGGTGGCGCGGCGGCGCCCGCTGGCGCGACACCTTCCGCGGCCCCGGCAGCTCCGGCCGCCCCGGCCGAAGAACCTAGCCCCACGGCCATCGTCCCGCTGGAAGCGAACGGCCTGATGGCCCGCATGCTGCGCAGCATCTCCAACTGGGTGGATGGCGTGGACACGCAGGTGGCGCAGATCCGTGAAGGCATGAAAGCCGTGCCGGACATGGTGGCCCGCGCCAACCGCAATCTGGCCACGGAAGCCGGGCAGCGCCTGCTGCGCCAGGTGGTCGTCACACTGTTGGCCGTCTTCGTGATCGGCTTGCTATTGGAGTGGGTCCTGCAGCGCGCCCTGCGCAAGCCGCGCAAGGCACTGGCGCAACATGCGGATGACGAAGACGCGGAAGAACGGCGCGAGCGCCACGAAGAGGAAATGCTGCGGGCGCAGGCCGAGCGCGTACGACAGGAAACCGACAACGCGCAGGCGCGTGAGCAACAACAAGCCGACGACGCCAGCCTGCGCGCCGTGCCGGCTGGCGTTGCCCTGGTCCAGACGACCCGCGACGGCATCGCCCGCGTCGAAGCAGTGCCAGTCCCATTGGAAGACGGCGCCGCGCCGCCCGCGGCTGGCGACGCCGCGCAGAGCGCGGCGCAAGTCCAAGATCCCAACGCGGGAGCGGGCAGCGGCCCCGCAGCCAATGCCGCGGGCACGAACGCGGCTAGCGCTGGTCCGTCAGGCACAGGCACAGCGGGCGCGCCCGCAACGACAACCGCAGCCGCCGGGACGGTTCCCGCCGCTGCCGCGAACACGAGCGGCAGCATGCCTGCAAGCACTTCCTTCCCCACGCATGGGCCTGCGGGCGCGGGCGCGAACAAAGCCGCCGACGCCACCACCATGCCGACCACCGGCAGCGACACCGTGGCCACGGGCGGCGCCGCCGGCGTCGTCGCGCGCGACGCCACCCTGGCGCGTGAAGCGGCCGCCGAACACGCCACCCGTAACGCCGGCCGGCACTGGCGCACCATTCGCCACCTGCCATACGCCATCGCCTCGCTGGTGCTCGACCTGCTCCCCCTGGCGCTGTTCTTCGTCGCGGCAGGCCTGACCCTGCGTTGGCTGGACGGCGACGATACCCGCGTTCATGAAGCCGTCAGCGGCTTCGTCCATGCCTACGTCACCACCCGCATCAGCATGGCGGTGCTGCGTCTGCTGGTCTCGCCGGTCGGCCATGGCTTGCGCGTCCTGCATGTATCCGATGTCGTCTCGCAGCGTCTGCAAAGCGGACTGCGCCGCATCTTCATCCTGGCGCTGTTCGGCCTGGCGCTGGCCGATGCGGCACAGGTGTTGGGAGTGGGCGCTCAAGCGCGCCTGATCCTGCTCAAGGGCATCTCCCTGCTCGTGCACATCTTCGTCATCACCCTGATCCTGCAGATGCGCCGTCCGGTCGCGCGCATTCTGGCCGGCAAGTCGGGGCAGACGGGCACGCTGGCGGTGTTGCGGCAGTGGTTGGCGCACACATGGGCGGTGATCGCCATCGTGCTGGTCGCCGGGCTCTGGATCGTCTGGGCGTTGGGGGTGGAAGACGGTTTTCCCAAACTGATGCACTTCGTGGTGGTCACCGGCGGCATCTTCATCGTCGCCCGCATCGCCGCCATGCTCTTGCTGGGGGCGCTTGGCCGCCTGTTCCAGCCGCGCGCGGCGGAGGGCGAAAAGCCGGATGAAAACCTGCGCACGGCGACCCAGGACCGCCTGGCCGGCCGCTATTTTCCTATCGTGCGGCGCCTGGTCACGACGCTGATCTTCATCGCCACGGTGTTCGCCCTGCTGCAGGCCTGGGGCGCCGACGTGACCGACTGGTTCGCGCGCGGCACGCTGGGGCGCAGCATCGCATCGGCGTGCATGACCATCGGGGTGTCGGTGGTGCTGGCCACGCTGATCTGGGAAGCTGTGCACTACGCCATCGAACGGCGTCTGAAGCGCTGGAAGGACCAGGGCGACCTGCTGCGCGCGGCGCGGCTGCGCACCTTGGTGCCCATGCTGCGCACGCTGCTGCTGATCGCCGTGCTGCTGGTGGTGGGCTTCACCGCCCTGAATCAGATCGGCATCAACACCACGCCGCTGCTGGCCGGCGCCAGCATCATCGGCGTGGCGGTCGGCTTCGGCTCGCAGAAACTGGTGCAGGATTTCATCACCGGCATTTTCCTGCTGATGGAAAACGCCATGCAGGTGGGGGACTGGGTGACGGTGGCGGGCGTGTCGGGCAGCGTGGAATACCTGTCGATACGCACCGTGCGGCTGCGTGGCGGCGATGGGTCGCTGTACATCGTGCCGTTCAGTTCGGTGTCGACGGTGAACAACACGAACCGGGGCCTGGGCAATGCGGCCGTGCGCGTCAGCGTGGCCTACGACACCGATGTCGAACAGGTGATTGCCGAGCTGAAGAAGCTGGGCGCGGCAATGCGGGAAGATCCGACGTATCGCGGTGTCATTCTCAACGACATCGAGGTCTGGGGTGTGGATGCGGTGGACGGTTCCATGGTCACGGTGGCGGGCCAGATCCGCTGCAAGGACTCCGGCCGCTGGGGTGTGCAGCGTGAAATGAATCGCCGCATCCTCGATCGCTTCCGCGAATTGGGCATCGCCATTGCCAACCCGCGTGCCAGCTTGCTGCTGACGGCAGATGAAGCGCCGGCGGAGATGCCGGACCCGGCCGGTCCGCCGCCCCGTGCGCAATCGGGCAAGCCGCCCGAAGCGCGCGGAACGTAA